A part of Gossypium hirsutum isolate 1008001.06 chromosome A07, Gossypium_hirsutum_v2.1, whole genome shotgun sequence genomic DNA contains:
- the LOC107955840 gene encoding uncharacterized protein — MVANRRMARSMNVEIYSRCLETFQVTETIVRRPNIPPRSYGVYLRNRWCDWRRFQTLHYPCAHVVASCAKVSLNVEKFVNDVYRLEQMLRVWENEFPVLPDLSTWEVALTTYKLVPDRELCRNLKGRL; from the coding sequence ATGGTTGCAAACCGTCGgatggcgaggtcgatgaatgtagaaatatattcacgaTGTCTTGAAACGTTTCAAGTTACGGAGACCATCGTTCGTCGACCCAatataccacctaggtcctatggAGTTTATCTCCGAAACAGATGGTGCGATTGGAGGAGgttccaaacacttcattatccatgtgcgcATGTCGTGGCATCATGTGCTAAAGTCTCACTCAATGTTGAAAAATTTGTCAATGATGTGTACAGACTCGAGCAAATGTTGCGTGTCTGGGAGAATGAGTTTCCTGTCCTGCCTGACCTGTCTACGTGGGAGGTGGCTCTGACGACTTATAAGCTTGTCCCAGATAGAGAGTTGTGTAGGAATCTGAAAGGTCGTCTGTAA